One segment of Panicum virgatum strain AP13 chromosome 3K, P.virgatum_v5, whole genome shotgun sequence DNA contains the following:
- the LOC120699748 gene encoding major allergen Api g 1, isoallergen 1-like, with amino-acid sequence MVVGKVTLEYPVAVSVELLWKVAFSGDVSIFTKACVGMIDDVEVDGDGGPGSVTTMKLNPAVGDAKVFKTRLLSRDAAARVVESEMVVEGSELSVQFKSQVSEVKVVPADESASVVHMTVEYERVDGALLPPEDEARIGQGYLGLIKKVEEYLVAHPTEFA; translated from the exons ATGGTTGTCGGCAAAGTCACACTGGAGTACCCGGTTGCCGTGTCGGTCGAGCTGCTGTGGAAGGTGGCGTTCTCCGGCGACGTGTCCATCTTCACCAAGGCCTGCGTCGGCATGATTGACGACGTGGaggtcgacggcgacggcgggcccGGGAGCGTCACCACCATGAAGCTCAACCCTG CCGTGGGCGACGCGAAGGTGTTCAAGACCCGGCTCCTGTCGCGTGATGCGGCGGCACGCGTGGTGGAGTCGGAGATGGTGGTGGAGGGCAGCGAGCTGTCCGTGCAGTTCAAGTCGCAGGTGTCCGAGGTGAAGGTGGTGCCGGCCGACGAGAGTGCCAGCGTGGTGCACATGACGGTGGAGTACGAGCGGGTGGATggcgcgctgctgccgccggaggATGAGGCCAGGATCGGGCAGGGCTACCTCGGCCTCATCAAGAAGGTGGAGGAGTACCTCGTCGCGCACCCCACCGAATTCGCCTAA
- the LOC120699751 gene encoding major allergen Api g 1, isoallergen 1-like — translation MVVGKVTLEYPVAVSVELLWKVAFSGDVSIFTKACVGMIDDVEVDGDGGPGSVTTMKLNPAVGDAKVFKTRLLSRDAAAHVVKSEMVVEGSELSVQFKSQVSEVKVVPAGEGASVVHMTVEYERVDGALLPPEEEARIGQGYLGLIKKVEEYLIAHPTEFA, via the exons ATGGTTGTCGGCAAAGTCACACTGGAGTACCCGGTGGCCGTGTCGGTCGAGCTACTGTGGAAGGTGGCGTTCTCCGGCGACGTGTCCATCTTCACCAAGGCCTGCGTCGGCATGATTGACGACGTGGaggtcgacggcgacggcgggcccGGGAGCGTCACCACCATGAAGCTCAACCCTG CCGTGGGCGACGCGAAGGTGTTCAAGACCCGACTCCTGTCGCGTGATGCGGCGGCACACGTTGTCAAGTCGGAGATGGTGGTGGAGGGCAGCGAGCTGTCCGTGCAGTTCAAGTCGCAGGTGTCCGAGGTGAAGGTGGTGCCAGCCGGCGAGGGTGCTAGCGTGGTGCACATGACGGTGGAGTACGAGCGGGTGGACggcgcgctgctgccgccggaggaggaggccaggatcGGGCAGGGTTACCTCGGCCTCATCAAGAAGGTGGAGGAGTACCTCATCGCGCACCCCACCGAGTTCGCCTAA
- the LOC120699749 gene encoding major allergen Api g 1, isoallergen 1-like: protein MVVGKVTLEYPVAVSVELLWKVAFSGDVSIFTKASVGMIDAVEVDGDGGPGSVTTMKLNPAVGNGKVFKTRLLSHDDAARVVKSEMVVEGSELAVQFESQVSEVKVVPAGEGASVVHMTVEYERVDRTLLPPEEEAKIGQGYLGLIKKVEEYLVAHPTEFA from the exons ATGGTTGTCGGCAAAGTCACACTAGAGTACCCGGTTGCCGTGTCGGTCGAGCTGCTGTGGAAGGTGGCGTTCTCCGGCGACGTGTCCATCTTCACCAAGGCCAGCGTTGGCATGATTGACGCCGTCGAGGTTGACGGTGACGGCGGGCCTGGGAGCGTCACCACCATGAAGCTCAACCCTG CTGTGGGCAACGGGAAGGTGTTCAAGACCCGGCTCCTGTCGCATGATGATGCGGCACGCGTGGTGAAGTCAGAGATGGTGGTGGAGGGCAGTGAGCTGGCCGTGCAGTTCGAGTCGCAGGTGTCCGAGGTGAAGGTGGTGCCGGCCGGTGAGGGTGCCAGCGTGGTGCACATGACGGTGGAGTATGAGCGGGTGGACCGcacgctgctgccgccggaggaggaggccaagATCGGGCAGGGCTACCTCGGCCTCATAAAGAAGGTGGAGGAGTACCTCGTCGCGCACCCCACTGAGTTCGCCTAA
- the LOC120699750 gene encoding pathogenesis-related protein B-like isoform X3: protein MVVGKVTLEYPVAVSVELLCKVAFSGDVSIFTKACVGMIDAVEVDGDGGPGTVTTMKLNPAVGDAKGFKTRLLSRDAVARVVKSEMVVEGSELSVQFNSQVSEVKVVPAGEGASVVHMTVEYERVDGALLPQEEEARIGQGYLGPIKKVEEYLVAHPTEFA, encoded by the exons ATGGTTGTCGGCAAAGTCACACTGGAGTACCCGGTGGCCGTGTCGGTCGAGCTGCTGTGTAAGGTGGCATTCTCCGGCGACGTGTCCATCTTCACCAAGGCCTGCGTCGGCATGATTGACGCCGTGGAGGTCGATGGCGACGGCGGGCCTGGGACCGTCACCACCATGAAGCTCAACCCTG CTGTGGGCGACGCGAAGGGGTTCAAGACCCGGCTCCTGTCACGTGATGCGGTGGCACGTGTCGTGAAGTCGGAGATGGTGGTGGAGGGCAGCGAGCTGTCCGTGCAGTTCAACTCGCAGGTGTCCGAGGTGAAGGTGGTGCCGGCCGGCGAGGGTGCTAGCGTGGTGCACATGACGGTGGAGTACGAGCGGGTGGACGGAGCGCTGCTGCCGCaagaggaggaggccaggattGGGCAGGGCTACCTCGGCCCCATCAAGAAGGTGGAGGAGTACCTCGTCGCGCACCCCACCGAGTTCGCCTAA